GGCCCGTATCCACACCGGACGCCTACCTCGTCGTGAACGATGTGGCCAAGCAGGGTACGTTCAAGTGGTGGCAGAAGGGCAGAGAGGAAACGTATAACCGGGTGATCCTGGAATGGGTGGACCCCGAAAACCACTACGAGCGGACATCCACACCTTTCGAAGCTCAGGCAGACGTAGAGGCCAGAGGGCTGTACGAGCGGAACATCTCTCTTTTGGGTGTGACGGATCCGTATCAGGCGGCCAGGCTTGGAGAGCAGGCCTTACACGTGGCTCAGACCATAAACAACTTCTGCTCCTTCACGGTCTCCGTCTGTGACTGGGACTTCGAGGTCGGCGACGTGATCGGCCTCACCGAATCGGCTGTGACTGGATGGGATCGGACATGGTTCCACGTCCTCCACATGCAGGACGACGCACAGAACGAAGAATGCACCGTGACACTGGTGGAATACGACGGCTCTACCTACGTGGACACTCCCTCCCAGGTCCCGGCGACCACCGACAACCCCGATCCACCGACCGTACTGGACGATTACACAAATCTCCTCCTCACCGACGTAGGAAGCCAGCAGGCGGACGGTACCTACGTCCCCAAGGTCCGGGTGAGATATACGCCACCGTCGGCGGAGATGAAAGAGCACGTGGTCAGTTGGTGGCACAACGACGAAGAGACCAGCGAGAAGAAAGTCTCCCCTGCGGTGAAGGACGTGCTCATATCGGAGGGGATAACGACCGGCAAGACATTGACCGTCCGGGTATGGGGTACGGATATCAACGGCAAGCCTCGCACCGGTGTCTTGGGGCAGATCGTCCCAGGCCACGACGACATAGCTCCCAGTCCTCCCACCAGCCTGACGACGGAGGGGTGGTTTGGTGAGATCATCCTGAACTGGATCAACCCGACGACAAACGAAGACGGGTCGCCGTGTAGGGACCTGGCCTACATCGAGGTTTGGGCTAGCTCCACCGACGACAGGGAAACGGCGGTAAAGATCGGGGAGGTCAACGGCACGACGTTTAGACATCACCTGGGATCCTTCGTCGGGCGATACTACTGGATCCGAGCCGTAGACACCTCGGGCAACGTGTCCCAATGGAACGCCGAATCCGGGGTCCCCGGGTATTCGGATATGGAGAACGCCGACGACTTCTGGGACCGGATCGCCACCGACCAGGTACTCCAAGCCCTCGACGAACTGCAAGAACCCATAGACTCTCTGGCCGAAACGGAGATCTTTAACGCTCTCTCCGACTATGACGACGCCATAGAAGAGCTTTTGCAGAAACGAGCGCAGGACAAGATAGACCAAAATACCATCACAGGAGCCCTCGCCGACTACGACGACTTTGTATGGTCTTTCGCCGTTATAAAAGAGGAGCAGCGGATCAGAGAAGAAGAGGACGAAGCTCTAGCCAGCCAGATCCTCACTATCTCCGCAATGCTGGGAGACCCCAACAACCCGGGGGAAGGGACTATCTATGCTGCCCTCGCCGAGGAGAAGACGACCAGGGCAACACAGGACGAGGCGCTAGCCAAGAATATCTCCACTCTGGAGGCCGTTATAGGTGATCCATGGGATCCGGAGGCCGGAACCGTCTACGCCGCAATCAGAGATGAGGAACAGGCCAGAGCTAACGCGGTGGAGGCTGTGGCCTCCCAGGTGGACACAGTCGTGGCGAAGATAGGCGATCCTAGCAACCCTGCTTCGGGGTCCGTGTATGCCGCAATCAAAAGCGAGACGGAAGCCCGTGTTTCCGCAGATGAGGTTGTGGCCCAGGAGATCAACACCTTGCAAACCAGCGTGGATGGGAACACCTCGTCGATACAGCAGACGATGAGTTCTGTCGACGGCATGAAATCGAAATGGGCAGTCAAGACAACAACCAACAATCACGTCG
This portion of the Dethiosulfovibrio faecalis genome encodes:
- a CDS encoding phage tail protein, with protein sequence MAGAVIGGLLGAAFGSTLATWGLVSSAGLGWLFGASIGSLFDQPSMDFGSSSPNYSFSEIHNTKSQMLPIPICYGRVRVAGNVFMQQFYDDKKQKMDMFVGLSQGPIHRVISVYANEHLLFGEDADAQAQEIKYWILKEETHLVPGEENEEITEYSWVEATKEEYDVWEGRKERRDPNGNVITVDLKECSCDIHLGTPDQLKDDRESGEHSYGRVAYLGATLKVQEGLTGNPTITTEFEGREVWTPSGIRYTANPVWCIVDLLTNTDYGVGIPLAAINIPAAEDAAAYCDELLDGRPRYSLNYIIDQQRPAPDILRDMLMCFDGYIREREQITICVNRPVSTPDAYLVVNDVAKQGTFKWWQKGREETYNRVILEWVDPENHYERTSTPFEAQADVEARGLYERNISLLGVTDPYQAARLGEQALHVAQTINNFCSFTVSVCDWDFEVGDVIGLTESAVTGWDRTWFHVLHMQDDAQNEECTVTLVEYDGSTYVDTPSQVPATTDNPDPPTVLDDYTNLLLTDVGSQQADGTYVPKVRVRYTPPSAEMKEHVVSWWHNDEETSEKKVSPAVKDVLISEGITTGKTLTVRVWGTDINGKPRTGVLGQIVPGHDDIAPSPPTSLTTEGWFGEIILNWINPTTNEDGSPCRDLAYIEVWASSTDDRETAVKIGEVNGTTFRHHLGSFVGRYYWIRAVDTSGNVSQWNAESGVPGYSDMENADDFWDRIATDQVLQALDELQEPIDSLAETEIFNALSDYDDAIEELLQKRAQDKIDQNTITGALADYDDFVWSFAVIKEEQRIREEEDEALASQILTISAMLGDPNNPGEGTIYAALAEEKTTRATQDEALAKNISTLEAVIGDPWDPEAGTVYAAIRDEEQARANAVEAVASQVDTVVAKIGDPSNPASGSVYAAIKSETEARVSADEVVAQEINTLQTSVDGNTSSIQQTMSSVDGMKSKWAVKTTTNNHVGGLEMVGSASSIDMIFNVDTFLVQTPNTFGGTPPFMIGTVDGRTRTVIRDAFIQDAAISRAKIKDAAVGTLKIDGNAVTVPDAAQNTARVEVPIGGVASLVSLSCVGNYGQPRLMVFTASADYGGGWMECDLVKSGVVIQTIVLRSSTAVAMTGIALSWMDTAGGTATYRVRCRCISAAHGHWIEDSTLFALSVKR